The following are encoded together in the Pleurocapsa sp. FMAR1 genome:
- a CDS encoding precorrin-2 C(20)-methyltransferase, translating to MKPGILYGVSVGTGDPELITVKGLRILQTSDIIAFPAGINNRPGIAQNIIERWLQPQQQILPLKFPYTQDVEVLQAAWSEAADQVWQYLDQGVNITFACLGDVSFYSTFTYLAQALERSHPEAKIETVPGVCSPMAIASVLKIPLTINHQRLAVLPALHTVKELEIALDWAEIIVLLKVSSVYQQVWQILEQRNLLNSSYIVEKATFPEQKIYDDLANYPQLKLSYFSIMLINNS from the coding sequence GTGAAACCAGGTATTTTATACGGCGTTAGTGTCGGCACAGGGGATCCTGAATTAATTACTGTCAAAGGATTACGGATCTTACAAACTAGCGATATTATTGCCTTTCCTGCTGGTATTAATAATCGTCCAGGAATAGCTCAAAATATTATTGAGCGTTGGTTACAGCCACAACAGCAAATTTTGCCCTTAAAGTTTCCTTACACTCAAGATGTGGAAGTTTTACAAGCAGCTTGGTCAGAAGCAGCAGACCAAGTTTGGCAGTATCTTGACCAGGGAGTAAACATTACTTTTGCCTGTTTAGGAGACGTTAGCTTTTATAGCACCTTTACTTATTTAGCTCAAGCTTTAGAGCGATCGCATCCAGAAGCAAAGATAGAAACTGTCCCTGGAGTTTGTTCGCCAATGGCGATCGCCTCTGTCTTAAAGATACCTCTCACCATCAACCATCAGCGTTTGGCGGTATTACCTGCTCTACATACAGTTAAAGAATTAGAAATAGCTTTGGACTGGGCAGAGATAATTGTATTACTCAAAGTAAGTTCTGTTTACCAGCAGGTTTGGCAAATTTTAGAGCAGCGAAATCTCTTAAATTCTAGCTATATTGTCGAAAAAGCAACTTTTCCTGAGCAAAAAATATATGATGATCTTGCCAACTATCCTCAGCTTAAACTGTCTTACTTTTCAATTATGCTCATTAACAATAGCTAA
- a CDS encoding DUF565 domain-containing protein — protein MQRTRLNSLVEITDSRLELMFSNPWRRIALSLISFLFGFFMGSAIATTAGQDAVWDVPAAAVLLIFTELTSKFAYSRRNRQQAAFLPVRRSLYVDVFNLFKIGLTFSLFLEAFKLGS, from the coding sequence ATGCAACGTACTCGTCTTAACAGTCTGGTAGAGATTACAGACTCACGCTTAGAATTGATGTTTAGTAATCCTTGGCGACGTATTGCCTTGAGCTTGATTAGTTTTCTTTTTGGATTTTTTATGGGTTCGGCAATTGCAACTACTGCGGGACAGGATGCAGTCTGGGATGTTCCCGCAGCAGCGGTTTTGCTTATCTTTACTGAATTAACCAGTAAGTTTGCTTATAGTCGTCGCAACCGTCAACAAGCAGCTTTTTTACCCGTCAGGCGATCGCTTTATGTAGACGTATTCAATTTATTTAAAATTGGTTTAACCTTTAGTTTATTTCTAGAAGCCTTTAAGCTTGGTTCATAA
- a CDS encoding DUF3611 family protein, with protein sequence MAKESEITPFSQDPSSRTAPATKSARMLQAANALKWGGLAGFWIQVFLGVVSSVTLALAITNRAQRSTPGVGFSIFCGVCGLICLIVGICIAFRYGKMAAKFAQPNTAPPKKSTTIKIIQIGIITSLVGTLITILGAETIAGLVLSKTLSFDPAKVFNNQSNTEFVNSLDVFIIQACINIIAGHFVGLVSSFWIFNRIDKH encoded by the coding sequence ATGGCAAAAGAATCAGAAATTACCCCATTTTCCCAAGATCCTAGTTCACGTACTGCCCCAGCTACAAAATCTGCCCGAATGCTTCAAGCAGCTAATGCCCTCAAGTGGGGTGGGTTAGCTGGATTCTGGATTCAAGTATTTTTAGGAGTTGTCTCTTCTGTTACCTTAGCTTTAGCCATTACCAATCGAGCGCAAAGAAGTACTCCAGGCGTTGGATTTAGCATATTTTGCGGTGTATGTGGATTGATCTGTTTAATCGTCGGTATTTGTATTGCCTTTAGATATGGCAAGATGGCAGCTAAATTTGCTCAACCAAACACTGCTCCACCCAAAAAATCTACCACGATCAAAATAATTCAAATTGGTATTATTACTAGTCTAGTCGGTACATTAATCACTATATTGGGTGCGGAAACCATCGCGGGTCTTGTCCTCTCGAAAACTTTGTCTTTTGATCCTGCAAAAGTTTTTAATAATCAAAGCAATACAGAATTTGTTAATTCTTTAGATGTATTTATTATCCAAGCCTGTATCAATATTATCGCTGGTCATTTTGTTGGTTTGGTAAGTTCTTTTTGGATTTTTAACCGTATTGATAAGCATTAA
- the rnc gene encoding ribonuclease III, which translates to MFADPRRQKQLEKFLGKLGLPSAVDVDLSLLDLALTHPSISRTHNYEQLEFVGDSVVRLIAAELLLETYPQESVGEFAAIRSILVSDRVLAELAESYGVEPYLLIGTNATGNPIGRQSWLADAFEAVLGALYLSTHNMDLIRPWLDGALKTRAAEVLNDPARFNYKDALQEWTQRKHKILPEYRVRENKDFKLAKTEATPDPSSYQAHRFIAEVWLENRCLATGIGRSKKAAEQAAAKEALLAIPNE; encoded by the coding sequence ATGTTTGCAGATCCCAGACGACAAAAACAATTAGAAAAATTTCTAGGCAAGCTTGGGTTACCGTCTGCTGTAGACGTTGACCTGTCTTTGCTTGATTTGGCTTTGACTCATCCTAGTATCTCTCGCACTCACAACTATGAGCAGCTAGAGTTTGTTGGCGATTCTGTGGTCAGGTTAATTGCAGCAGAACTATTATTAGAAACCTATCCCCAAGAATCGGTAGGGGAATTTGCTGCTATTCGTTCTATTTTAGTAAGCGATCGCGTTTTGGCGGAGTTGGCTGAAAGTTACGGAGTTGAACCATATTTATTGATTGGTACCAATGCCACAGGCAACCCTATCGGCAGACAGTCTTGGTTAGCAGACGCTTTTGAAGCAGTATTAGGAGCTTTATACCTCAGCACTCACAATATGGATTTGATTCGTCCTTGGCTAGATGGGGCATTAAAAACTAGAGCAGCAGAGGTTTTAAACGATCCTGCTCGCTTTAATTATAAAGATGCTCTACAGGAATGGACTCAGAGAAAACACAAAATTTTGCCTGAATACCGAGTTCGGGAAAACAAAGATTTCAAACTAGCCAAAACCGAAGCAACACCAGATCCTTCTTCATATCAAGCTCATCGCTTCATAGCTGAAGTCTGGTTGGAAAATCGCTGTTTAGCTACAGGGATAGGACGTTCTAAAAAAGCTGCCGAACAAGCAGCAGCAAAAGAAGCTCTTTTAGCTATACCAAATGAATGA
- a CDS encoding HEAT repeat domain-containing protein yields MKNDDLNLIENESSNPLGQTSSTNLSSEIPPPDPERMLELLESTTAADRMLAARAFCELKDPRSIPLLIKLLDDTCPLVRVSTTYALGRNTDASTVEPLIELLARDFNGYVRKGIVWALGNSKDRRALKPLIHALKTDISAVRLWAASGLAQIAPLDYDDIIAAIPPLIQGLRRDPTAAVRSNCAWAIGQLCRELPSNVVYATAIDALVESLVEDDDLSVKDDARSAILKVGDPGGLQMIEELEFEGLI; encoded by the coding sequence ATGAAAAATGATGATCTAAATTTAATCGAAAACGAATCCAGTAATCCTTTAGGTCAAACAAGTTCTACAAACTTATCATCAGAAATTCCTCCACCAGACCCAGAGCGAATGCTGGAGTTATTAGAATCGACAACTGCTGCCGATAGAATGTTAGCAGCAAGGGCTTTTTGTGAATTGAAAGATCCCCGCTCTATTCCTTTATTAATTAAACTTTTAGATGATACTTGCCCTTTGGTTAGAGTTAGTACTACCTATGCTTTAGGTCGCAATACCGATGCTAGTACTGTTGAACCGCTGATTGAATTATTAGCCAGAGATTTTAATGGTTATGTGCGTAAGGGAATTGTTTGGGCTTTGGGCAACAGTAAAGATCGTCGCGCTCTTAAACCCCTAATTCACGCCTTGAAAACTGATATCTCGGCGGTTAGACTTTGGGCAGCTAGTGGTTTAGCGCAGATAGCTCCTTTAGACTATGACGATATTATTGCTGCTATTCCGCCTTTGATTCAAGGTTTAAGACGAGACCCCACCGCAGCAGTACGCAGTAACTGTGCTTGGGCAATTGGGCAACTATGTCGCGAACTACCTTCTAACGTGGTTTATGCCACGGCGATCGATGCTTTAGTTGAGTCTTTGGTTGAAGATGACGATCTTAGCGTCAAAGATGATGCCAGAAGTGCTATTCTCAAGGTCGGCGATCCTGGCGGTCTACAAATGATCGAAGAATTGGAATTTGAAGGATTAATTTAA
- a CDS encoding flavin prenyltransferase UbiX, which translates to MTKPLIVGVSGASGLIYAVRALKYLLAADYSIELVASRATYMVWQAEENIRMPTDPEEQELFWREKAGIMQGGTLNCHRWNDVGDNIASGSFRTLGMIVIPCSMSTVAKIATGLSSDLLERASDVQIKEGKPLVVVPRETPFSLIHLRNLTTLAEAGVKIVPAIPAWYHHPQTIEDLVDFVVARALDTLDIDCIPLKRWKSS; encoded by the coding sequence ATGACAAAACCCCTGATTGTAGGCGTAAGCGGTGCTTCGGGACTGATTTATGCTGTGCGCGCTTTGAAGTATTTACTGGCTGCTGACTATTCAATTGAGCTAGTTGCTTCTCGTGCTACCTATATGGTTTGGCAAGCAGAAGAAAACATTCGGATGCCCACCGACCCAGAAGAACAAGAATTATTTTGGCGAGAAAAGGCGGGAATTATGCAGGGGGGAACCCTTAACTGTCATCGCTGGAATGATGTGGGGGACAATATCGCTAGTGGTTCTTTTCGGACTTTGGGTATGATCGTTATTCCCTGTAGCATGAGTACAGTAGCTAAAATTGCCACAGGTTTAAGCTCCGATCTATTAGAAAGAGCCTCAGATGTACAGATTAAAGAGGGCAAACCTTTAGTAGTTGTTCCTAGAGAAACCCCATTTAGTCTCATTCACCTGCGCAACCTAACTACTTTAGCTGAGGCTGGGGTTAAAATTGTTCCTGCTATTCCTGCCTGGTATCATCATCCTCAAACTATTGAAGATTTAGTGGATTTTGTGGTAGCTCGTGCTTTAGATACTCTCGATATTGATTGCATTCCGCTCAAGCGTTGGAAAAGCAGTTAG
- a CDS encoding DEAD/DEAH box helicase: MSTSSLWITGTTRTGKTSRLVTEFSAWVRKQLLKPKIKALPQNLASAILVFAANNQSRRQLSDRLVLAVDGTYPVVCKTSVGFITDEVMLFFPLIFEQLNLKAQFPLRLRPETEQELATQLWRSQADWSALCEFDNEYRLVRQTLDLMQLAGTSGVPTEDISTMLSQGLAGLDLVEQDKSHLWQRMGELLLLWRSWCLERGLLTYGLIYELYWRYLLPNPQYQQHLTNRYQAVFADDVDDYPAIARDLFEFMLDRGAYSVFTYNPDGKIRLGLNADPDYIAGLAARCQQEKLSPSTSNIAVFADTAVDLVTEAAYLVDAPEAIQSVQTISRAELLRQTAEMIIQAVQQQGLKPSDIAIIAPGLDEIARYTLIEILAAKGIPVIPLNEQRPIISSPLVRSLLTLLGLIYSDLGRLVDRDSIAEMLTVFSQKFQNDRLTSHIDPVRAGLIADYCYHVDPEHPYLSAVETFPRWDRLGHQATIAYQEIVSWIENTKVRQQQQSFFTPTILLSEAIKHFLNNGAHLTSDRLAILRELMETAQHFWEVDRRLRQNEPSFQTQAATIAQFINLLRRGTITANPRPMSQFSPQVEAVTLATVFQYRSLRSHHPWQFWLDASSPLWSQGGAATLFAAPLFLKQWSGRVWMPEDEYEMDKARLERILRDVMARAETIFLCHSDLGVNGTEQAGALLPLVHAARQYVFPVITSK; the protein is encoded by the coding sequence GTGTCTACTTCATCCCTTTGGATTACAGGAACAACTCGTACAGGCAAAACTTCTCGTTTGGTAACGGAATTTTCTGCTTGGGTAAGAAAACAGTTATTAAAACCTAAGATTAAAGCTCTGCCTCAAAATTTAGCTTCTGCTATTTTAGTCTTTGCTGCTAATAATCAAAGCCGTCGCCAATTAAGCGATCGCCTTGTTCTCGCTGTAGATGGAACTTATCCCGTAGTTTGTAAAACTTCTGTAGGCTTTATTACCGATGAGGTGATGTTATTCTTTCCCTTAATTTTTGAACAGTTGAATCTTAAGGCACAATTTCCGTTGCGACTGCGCCCTGAAACCGAACAAGAGTTAGCAACTCAGCTATGGCGATCGCAAGCAGATTGGTCAGCTTTGTGTGAATTTGACAACGAATACCGTTTGGTAAGACAAACTTTAGATCTAATGCAGCTAGCGGGGACTAGCGGTGTGCCAACCGAAGATATCTCCACCATGTTATCTCAGGGTTTAGCAGGATTAGATTTAGTTGAGCAAGATAAAAGCCATCTCTGGCAAAGAATGGGAGAATTACTGTTACTCTGGCGATCTTGGTGTTTGGAACGGGGTTTGTTGACCTATGGTCTAATTTACGAGCTTTACTGGCGTTATTTATTACCCAATCCTCAATATCAGCAACACTTGACAAACCGTTATCAGGCAGTTTTTGCCGATGATGTAGATGATTATCCAGCGATCGCTCGCGATCTATTTGAGTTTATGCTCGATCGAGGTGCATATTCCGTTTTTACCTATAATCCCGATGGCAAAATTCGCTTGGGCTTAAACGCCGATCCAGATTACATAGCAGGTTTAGCTGCTCGCTGTCAGCAGGAAAAATTATCTCCTTCTACTAGTAATATAGCCGTTTTTGCTGATACCGCAGTAGATTTGGTCACAGAAGCAGCCTATCTCGTTGATGCCCCCGAAGCTATTCAGTCGGTACAAACCATTTCCCGTGCGGAATTATTGCGTCAAACTGCCGAGATGATAATCCAGGCTGTTCAACAGCAGGGGCTTAAGCCTTCAGATATTGCCATTATTGCCCCTGGTTTAGATGAAATTGCCCGCTATACTTTAATCGAAATTCTGGCTGCTAAAGGTATTCCCGTGATACCTCTCAACGAACAACGTCCTATCATTAGCTCGCCTTTAGTCAGAAGTCTACTTACCTTATTAGGTTTAATTTACTCCGATTTAGGTCGCTTGGTTGACCGTGACTCCATCGCCGAAATGTTAACGGTATTTAGTCAAAAATTTCAAAATGATCGATTAACTTCTCACATCGATCCAGTGCGGGCGGGCTTAATCGCCGACTACTGTTATCATGTCGATCCAGAACATCCTTATTTGTCTGCTGTAGAAACTTTTCCCCGTTGGGATCGTTTGGGACATCAAGCCACCATAGCCTATCAAGAAATTGTTAGCTGGATTGAAAACACCAAAGTTCGACAGCAGCAGCAAAGTTTTTTTACACCGACGATTTTGTTATCAGAAGCTATTAAGCACTTTTTAAACAATGGCGCACATTTAACCAGTGACAGGCTGGCAATACTGCGAGAATTAATGGAAACCGCCCAACACTTTTGGGAAGTAGATCGTCGCCTGCGACAAAATGAACCTAGTTTTCAAACCCAGGCTGCTACCATAGCCCAATTCATCAACCTGTTGCGTCGTGGCACAATTACCGCTAATCCTCGCCCAATGAGTCAATTTTCTCCTCAAGTAGAGGCAGTTACCCTAGCTACTGTATTCCAGTATCGTTCCCTGCGATCGCATCATCCCTGGCAGTTTTGGCTGGATGCTAGTTCACCTCTCTGGTCACAGGGCGGTGCGGCAACTCTATTTGCTGCTCCTTTATTTCTTAAACAATGGTCAGGAAGAGTCTGGATGCCTGAAGATGAATATGAGATGGATAAAGCTCGTTTGGAGCGTATCCTGCGAGATGTTATGGCAAGAGCAGAAACAATATTTCTTTGTCATAGTGACTTGGGAGTTAACGGTACAGAACAAGCTGGGGCTTTATTGCCTTTAGTTCATGCAGCAAGACAATATGTTTTTCCAGTAATTACGTCTAAGTAG
- a CDS encoding proton extrusion protein PcxA, with product MKLQDILNASRRWLSSTPERALDAAYRAAIKIKAIEDDHFDGQMVSASSVEYSDSVIKVFRSDVNNYLSTIKARLAEFRISRGLLIFSDTQPNNSSQSIVRYTNGFKDARGELTVVEKLAYIDAIIYKYKNPTVEDVEVIPTRRLEKNQKNNRLIINNNKRSLALNQSISEKNAKDSNTETITDKTSVLPRSFMRTLGRIRQEIDPQAENTEEEVVKRFRKSRNKTAISIRFLLILIIIPLLTHQVSKSLIIMPLVKQYSVDHQQQVLFINQDLEEEAFMELRNYEEELRFKSMIGLIPALSPEEQEKKIIEKAEELSLAFKGRGINAIGNVFADLFSLLAFAGIIYFCKREIQVIKSFLDEIAYGLSDSAKAFLIILLTDMFVGYHSPHGWEIILEGIARHLGLPENREFNFLFIATFPVILDTVLKYWIFRYLNRISPSSVATYKNMNE from the coding sequence ATGAAACTTCAAGATATTTTAAATGCCAGTAGACGTTGGTTATCTAGCACTCCTGAAAGAGCTTTAGATGCGGCTTATCGAGCAGCAATTAAGATTAAGGCGATCGAAGATGATCATTTTGATGGGCAAATGGTGTCTGCTAGCTCAGTGGAATACTCAGATAGCGTAATAAAAGTATTTCGCAGCGACGTTAATAATTATCTCAGCACCATCAAAGCCAGGCTAGCAGAATTTAGGATTAGCAGAGGTTTACTGATTTTTTCTGATACCCAGCCTAATAATTCTAGTCAAAGTATCGTTCGCTATACTAACGGTTTTAAAGATGCCCGTGGCGAACTTACAGTAGTAGAAAAGTTGGCATATATTGACGCCATTATTTACAAATATAAGAATCCCACGGTTGAAGATGTTGAAGTTATCCCCACCCGCCGTTTAGAGAAAAATCAAAAGAATAACCGTTTAATTATTAACAATAATAAGCGATCGCTTGCCTTAAATCAATCTATTTCCGAGAAAAACGCCAAGGATTCCAATACAGAAACTATTACTGATAAAACTAGTGTCTTGCCTCGTTCTTTTATGCGGACTCTTGGTCGGATTAGGCAGGAAATCGATCCGCAAGCAGAAAATACCGAAGAAGAAGTAGTTAAAAGATTTCGTAAAAGCCGTAATAAAACTGCAATTTCAATTCGTTTTTTATTAATTCTAATTATTATTCCCTTATTAACCCATCAAGTCTCAAAAAGCTTGATTATTATGCCTTTGGTAAAGCAATATTCTGTCGATCATCAACAACAAGTTTTATTTATCAACCAAGATCTCGAAGAAGAAGCTTTTATGGAGCTTCGTAATTACGAAGAAGAACTTCGTTTCAAAAGTATGATTGGTTTAATACCTGCTCTTTCTCCTGAAGAACAAGAAAAGAAAATCATCGAAAAAGCTGAAGAATTATCATTAGCATTTAAAGGTCGAGGAATTAATGCGATCGGCAATGTTTTTGCTGATTTATTTTCTTTATTGGCTTTTGCAGGGATTATTTATTTCTGTAAACGAGAAATTCAAGTTATCAAATCTTTTCTTGATGAAATAGCCTATGGTTTGAGCGATAGTGCCAAGGCTTTTTTAATTATTTTGTTAACTGATATGTTTGTAGGTTATCATTCTCCTCACGGTTGGGAGATCATCTTAGAAGGCATTGCTCGTCATTTAGGACTACCTGAAAATAGAGAGTTTAACTTCCTGTTTATTGCTACTTTTCCAGTAATTTTAGACACGGTTTTAAAATACTGGATTTTCCGCTATCTCAATCGAATTTCACCCTCTTCCGTGGCAACTTATAAAAATATGAACGAATAA
- a CDS encoding DMT family transporter has protein sequence MSDLKSRQELIGFGYGFIGVLIFSLTLPATRLAVAELDPVFVGLGRSIVAAGLSLILLIATRQTIPPWRFIPRFGIVVIGVIIGFPLLTAIALQNTPASYAAVIIGLMPLATVLCGVWRGNEKVSISFWIFALIGSGLVVSFALMSGAKSISLADLALLGAVVTCGLGYAEGAILARTFAAWQVICWALVLSMPILLPIVLKHSPTSLESISLNAWLGFFYVSVFSMFLGFIAWYQGLAIGGIARVSQIQLIQPFLTILASAILLKETLTITTLGFAVAVIICVALGKRF, from the coding sequence ATGTCAGATTTAAAATCGCGACAAGAATTAATCGGCTTTGGATACGGATTTATAGGAGTACTAATTTTCAGTCTAACTTTGCCTGCGACTCGTCTGGCTGTCGCCGAATTAGATCCAGTTTTTGTTGGTCTTGGTCGCTCAATTGTAGCAGCAGGATTGTCGTTAATTTTGTTGATTGCTACTCGTCAAACCATACCGCCTTGGAGATTTATACCGAGATTTGGGATTGTAGTTATTGGGGTAATTATTGGCTTTCCATTACTAACGGCGATCGCTTTACAGAATACTCCTGCTTCTTATGCAGCGGTAATTATCGGACTCATGCCATTAGCTACTGTCCTGTGTGGTGTATGGCGAGGGAATGAAAAAGTCTCTATCTCTTTTTGGATTTTTGCCCTAATTGGCAGTGGCTTAGTAGTTAGCTTTGCCCTGATGTCTGGCGCAAAATCGATTAGCCTAGCGGATCTTGCTTTATTAGGGGCAGTTGTAACCTGTGGTTTGGGATATGCTGAAGGAGCTATCTTAGCACGTACTTTTGCTGCTTGGCAGGTTATTTGTTGGGCATTGGTACTCTCTATGCCAATTTTGTTGCCAATTGTACTTAAACACTCTCCTACTTCGCTGGAGTCTATATCTCTAAATGCTTGGCTGGGTTTTTTTTACGTCAGCGTTTTTAGTATGTTTCTGGGCTTTATTGCTTGGTATCAAGGTCTCGCCATAGGTGGTATTGCTCGTGTTAGCCAAATTCAATTAATTCAGCCTTTTCTGACAATTTTAGCATCAGCAATATTGCTCAAGGAGACTTTGACAATTACAACTCTTGGTTTTGCTGTGGCGGTAATTATCTGCGTCGCATTAGGCAAACGTTTTTAG
- a CDS encoding aminotransferase-like domain-containing protein has protein sequence MKIPIDRQAVKPVYLQIRDRLSRLIKSGSLKTGDRLPSIRSLAKNAQVNKLTVIEAYSVLEADGLIHARPGSGYFVNPESLISVQPKSNFAPIQEVIIPQQKSISFFDIYQLSVQANNKPGVIDFSSGFPISSGLKDLQRHARRAMKQVTETLYNYDFPQGQLILRQQITKMLIQLGLEVSADDLIITNGSKQGLSLVMNYYLQAEDWIVTESPTYYGTLDIIENIGARTIGIPMQASGMNLELLEQYLQSHHPKLIYTVSTFQNPTGITTTLQHRQQLLALAEKYGCLVLEDNSYEGLNFEPVPPPIKSIDGSDSVIYTGTFSKTLMPGLRVGYLLATGKHYRPLLEQKLFHDLHVSTVSQAIVSEYLASGHHRRHLNHLRASNLCSRNAMLQALERYFPQEATWTIPNGGLFLWVQLPDEVSLVTIARQAWQENVFVCPGMPFFPGQKGYNALRLNFSHTPETIDQGISILGKLLKKHLAKTTQIDKNHY, from the coding sequence GTGAAAATTCCTATCGACCGTCAAGCAGTAAAACCAGTCTACTTACAAATTCGCGATCGCCTTAGTCGTTTGATTAAATCAGGAAGTTTAAAAACAGGCGATCGTTTACCTTCAATTCGTTCTTTGGCAAAAAATGCTCAGGTTAATAAACTAACTGTAATTGAGGCTTATAGTGTTTTAGAAGCAGATGGATTGATTCATGCTCGTCCAGGTTCGGGTTATTTTGTAAACCCAGAATCTTTAATTTCAGTTCAACCAAAGTCCAATTTTGCCCCAATTCAAGAAGTAATTATTCCCCAACAAAAAAGTATTTCCTTTTTCGATATTTATCAACTTTCCGTACAGGCAAATAATAAACCTGGAGTAATTGATTTTAGTAGTGGTTTTCCTATTTCGTCTGGTTTAAAAGATTTACAGCGTCATGCCAGACGAGCGATGAAACAGGTAACAGAAACCTTATACAACTATGACTTTCCCCAAGGACAGCTTATTTTAAGACAGCAAATTACCAAAATGCTGATTCAGTTGGGATTAGAAGTTTCTGCCGATGATTTAATTATTACCAATGGCTCAAAACAAGGATTATCCCTGGTAATGAATTATTATCTCCAGGCTGAAGATTGGATAGTAACTGAAAGTCCAACTTATTACGGCACTTTAGATATTATTGAAAATATTGGCGCGAGGACTATTGGTATTCCCATGCAGGCATCGGGAATGAACTTAGAGCTTTTAGAACAGTATTTGCAAAGTCATCACCCTAAGCTGATTTACACTGTCTCGACTTTTCAAAATCCTACAGGTATTACAACTACTCTCCAGCATCGGCAGCAACTATTAGCTTTAGCCGAAAAATATGGGTGTTTAGTTTTAGAAGATAATTCCTATGAAGGTTTAAACTTTGAACCTGTACCTCCACCAATCAAATCCATAGATGGCAGTGATTCGGTTATTTATACTGGCACATTTTCTAAAACCTTGATGCCAGGCTTGAGAGTTGGTTATCTGTTAGCTACTGGAAAACATTATCGTCCCTTGTTAGAACAAAAGCTGTTTCACGATCTTCATGTTTCTACAGTTTCTCAGGCAATTGTCAGCGAATATCTGGCTTCGGGGCATCATCGTCGTCATCTCAATCATCTCCGAGCTAGCAACTTGTGTAGTCGCAACGCCATGCTACAAGCCTTAGAACGTTATTTCCCTCAAGAAGCTACTTGGACTATACCCAATGGTGGCTTATTTCTTTGGGTGCAGTTACCAGATGAAGTTTCACTGGTGACAATTGCTCGTCAAGCTTGGCAAGAAAATGTGTTTGTTTGTCCTGGTATGCCGTTTTTCCCAGGACAAAAAGGTTATAACGCTTTGCGCCTCAACTTTTCCCATACTCCAGAAACAATTGATCAAGGTATTAGTATTTTAGGTAAGTTACTAAAGAAACACTTAGCGAAAACAACTCAAATCGACAAAAATCATTATTAA
- a CDS encoding MotA/TolQ/ExbB proton channel family protein — protein MNSKKTKHINSKSPKSFHNILDIDLFRVAITAIGLTVIVYGVCLLFINSYLGELLYKRGFTQYLTILLASVVAVFTWFKFNKINSEWNKLSKNLIPEHINFDNYDSFELVDLQKSLSQGKSFISIRCGRVLAAYISSGNRTTVAEFIADDSSFYTAASASSYVLPRILIWAIPLMGFIGTVMGISSAVTGFSSFLSGAEEIEQIKEGIGLVTSGLAIAFDTTLLALLLSVLVMLPLVAIERFESQLLLAVDIYLNDQLLTKIKDKAQNSVESLAINRTQKFVEEASKIQTANTQLLEQIDLTTNVLEKRVAIVTQLQQGLNISSELGTSSQLDKVLERVSDNLAQLEPVLKELNLPRRLVLVEEKNQNNKL, from the coding sequence ATGAATAGCAAAAAAACTAAGCACATTAATTCAAAGTCTCCCAAATCTTTTCATAATATCTTAGATATCGATCTTTTTAGGGTTGCAATTACCGCTATTGGACTGACAGTTATTGTTTACGGAGTGTGTCTTTTATTCATCAACTCATATCTTGGTGAATTGCTGTATAAACGAGGCTTTACTCAGTACCTCACAATTTTATTAGCTAGTGTTGTAGCGGTATTTACTTGGTTCAAGTTTAATAAAATTAATTCTGAATGGAACAAATTATCCAAGAATTTAATTCCTGAACACATTAATTTCGACAATTATGATTCTTTTGAGCTTGTCGATTTACAAAAAAGTTTATCTCAAGGCAAAAGTTTTATTTCTATTCGCTGCGGTCGAGTTTTGGCAGCTTATATAAGCTCAGGAAATAGAACTACAGTAGCAGAATTTATTGCAGACGACTCGTCATTTTATACTGCTGCTTCTGCATCTTCTTATGTGTTGCCAAGAATTTTAATTTGGGCTATCCCTCTCATGGGATTTATTGGCACTGTTATGGGAATTAGTTCGGCGGTAACTGGATTTTCTAGTTTTTTAAGTGGGGCTGAGGAAATTGAGCAAATCAAAGAAGGAATTGGCTTAGTTACTAGCGGTTTGGCGATCGCTTTTGATACAACGCTGTTAGCATTACTTCTGAGTGTATTAGTGATGCTGCCTTTAGTGGCAATTGAACGTTTTGAATCTCAATTATTGTTGGCAGTTGATATTTATCTTAACGATCAACTACTTACAAAAATCAAAGATAAAGCGCAAAACTCAGTAGAATCTTTAGCTATTAATCGTACTCAAAAATTTGTTGAAGAAGCCAGCAAAATTCAGACAGCAAATACTCAATTATTAGAGCAAATAGATTTGACAACTAATGTTTTAGAAAAACGAGTAGCTATTGTGACACAACTTCAGCAAGGTTTAAATATTAGTTCAGAATTAGGTACATCATCTCAATTAGACAAAGTTTTAGAGCGAGTAAGTGATAACCTCGCCCAACTTGAACCTGTTCTTAAAGAACTAAATTTACCTCGTCGCCTGGTATTAGTTGAAGAAAAAAATCAAAATAACAAACTATAA